The genomic region AACATAGAGTTAATCATGCCGATCGCGATGGAGCAGGAGCTCAGGTTCGCGATTCGCGAGGGCGGCCGCACGGTAGGCGCCGGCGTTATCGCCGAAGTAATCGAGTAGTCGACAACCCGATAGAGAGAAAATCACGCGGAGTTATAGAGTATGCCAAGAGATCGAATAGTGTTGGCTTGCGGCGAGTGCAAACGTCGCAACTACGACTTGAAGAAGAACAAGCGCATTCATCCTGAACGTGTTGAATACCGCAAGTACTGTCGCTTCTGCAACAAGCATACTCCGCACAAGGAGACAAGATAGGCAAGTTTGGTTACAGGCCAGTAGCTCCAATTGGTAGAGCGCCGGTCTCCAAAACCGGATGCTGGGGGTTCAAGTCCCTCCTGGCCTGCAAATAATAAACGTGAGTGAAGTGAATTGGAAAAGATTAAGAAGTTTCTCAAGGAAGTCGTAGCAGAGTTGCGAAAAGTGACCTGGCCGTCCAAGGACGAACTGATCGGGTCAACGATCGTGACTATAGTGGTGTCATTAATAGTGGCGATCTTCATAGGTATCGTGGATCGATTGCTGTCGGTGGCGGTAAGGGCGATTTTCGGTGGTTTTGGAGGCTGAGAAGCTAATGGCGACTAAGCGCTGGTATGCTGTTCACACCTACTCCGGTCATGAGCAGAAAGCCAAAAAATACCTCGAGTCGGCCGTGGCCAACGCCGGTCTGGAAGACAAATTCGGCGATGTCCTGGTCCCGACGGAAGAGGTGACGGAAATGAAACAGGGTCGGCGGTCGACCTCGACCAAGAAATTCCTGCCCAGCTACATTCTGGTCGAATGTGTTCTGGACAAGGTGACTCAGGAGATGGTCGTGTCCACACCGGGCATTACGAATTTTGTCGGCGGCGGCGGCAAACCGAGGCCGCTTAAGCAAGACGAAGTGGAACGAATCGTCGGTCAGGTCAATCGTAGTCGTACCGAAGAACCGACCGAGTTCCCATTCCAGGCGGGGGATACGGTCAAAGTAAATGACGGACCGTTCGCCGACTTTTCCGGTACCATTGGTGAGGTCAATATGGAACGTCGCAAGGTCAAGGTGATGGTGTCGATATTTGGTCGACCCACTCCCGTGGAACTGGATTTTTTGCAGGTCGAAAGAGTCAAGTCGAGTTAGACATATAGAAGTTTACTGATTATTGGAGATAGGTTAAAGTGGCAAAGAAAATAGATGGCTACATAAAGTTGCAGATTCCGGCCGGTGGAGCCAATCCTGCGCCGCCGATCGGTCCCGCTTTGGGTCAGCGCGGTGTCAACATCATGGAATTCTGCAAAGCCTTTAATGAACGCACCAAAGCCGGTGGCGGTATTTTGACACCGGTGGTAATCACGGTTTACGTCGACAAGTCGTTCAATTTCGAGACCAAGACACCGCCGGCCTCGACCCTCTTGAAGAAAGCGGCCAAGCTGGCCAAGGGCTCGGGCGTTCCGAACAAAGACAAGGTCGGCATGGTCACCAAGGCGCAGGTTCGTGAGATTGCTGAATCCAAAATGGAAGACTTGAATGCTGCGTCGGTCGAGACGGCGATGCTGATGATCGAGGGAACAGCTCGTTCGATGGGTATTGAGGTCGAGGCATAAAAACTAAACATAGATGTTCACATGATTCGTTGGGACCTGAGCGGCTCCGGTCGCGATCAGGGAGAATGGAGTAA from Candidatus Zixiibacteriota bacterium harbors:
- the nusG gene encoding transcription termination/antitermination protein NusG; the protein is MATKRWYAVHTYSGHEQKAKKYLESAVANAGLEDKFGDVLVPTEEVTEMKQGRRSTSTKKFLPSYILVECVLDKVTQEMVVSTPGITNFVGGGGKPRPLKQDEVERIVGQVNRSRTEEPTEFPFQAGDTVKVNDGPFADFSGTIGEVNMERRKVKVMVSIFGRPTPVELDFLQVERVKSS
- the rplK gene encoding 50S ribosomal protein L11: MAKKIDGYIKLQIPAGGANPAPPIGPALGQRGVNIMEFCKAFNERTKAGGGILTPVVITVYVDKSFNFETKTPPASTLLKKAAKLAKGSGVPNKDKVGMVTKAQVREIAESKMEDLNAASVETAMLMIEGTARSMGIEVEA
- the rpmG gene encoding 50S ribosomal protein L33, with translation MPRDRIVLACGECKRRNYDLKKNKRIHPERVEYRKYCRFCNKHTPHKETR
- the secE gene encoding preprotein translocase subunit SecE, encoding MEKIKKFLKEVVAELRKVTWPSKDELIGSTIVTIVVSLIVAIFIGIVDRLLSVAVRAIFGGFGG
- a CDS encoding elongation factor Tu: NIELIMPIAMEQELRFAIREGGRTVGAGVIAEVIE